In one window of Leifsonia sp. NPDC080035 DNA:
- a CDS encoding chorismate mutase: MAENEETADAIARLTSIRQSIDNIDAAVIHMLAERFKFTQQVGALKAAHGLPPADPAREQEQIQRLRALAEESHLDPAFAEKFLNFIIAEVIHHHERIATENGR, encoded by the coding sequence ATGGCTGAGAACGAGGAGACGGCGGACGCGATCGCGCGGTTGACGAGCATCCGGCAGAGCATCGACAACATCGATGCCGCGGTCATCCACATGCTCGCCGAGCGCTTCAAGTTCACGCAGCAGGTCGGCGCGCTGAAGGCCGCCCACGGCCTCCCGCCCGCGGACCCGGCGCGCGAGCAGGAGCAGATCCAGCGCCTCCGGGCCCTCGCCGAGGAGAGCCACCTCGACCCCGCGTTCGCGGAGAAGTTCCTGAACTTCATCATCGCCGAGGTCATCCACCACCACGAGCGCATCGCCACCGAGAACGGCCGCTGA
- a CDS encoding glycosyltransferase produces MLQWIGIVVCLILALTGLVPVVAAAATFVVIPFHAWINHYRKAAPYLPRVAIVVPAWNEGAVIGASIDRLMSLDYPREALRIYVVDDASTDDTPDVVRSRAERYPGNVFLLRREQGGQGKAHTLNHGIERILAEDWMEALLVMDADVIYLPDSLRRMTRHLADPEVGAVSAYIREGSRDRNYLTKFVSVEYVLSQPAARRAQNVLGAQACLAGGAQLHTRENLVAIGGRVDTTTLAEDTITTFETQLHGKRVVFEPHAHVLAEEPRAVDALWKQRLRWARGNVSVTARYSKIWFRPSKVHHLGAWTFGIVWFSLWLLPLIMVTSSIGLAGLLFLQSGFATAVFRVLWISAALAYLFVLILGSLTDARTSRKELGHILLFPGIVNMLVMLTALFPALMLEWLPGLFGVTLSEGALFALTLAIYIWIPFSMLVAWLARVAERTRAGRWLAPALIYLAGYGSLLCAITFDSYLKELAGAEARWDKTEKVGRVATE; encoded by the coding sequence GTGCTGCAGTGGATCGGGATCGTGGTCTGCCTGATCCTTGCCCTGACCGGGCTGGTTCCGGTGGTCGCCGCCGCGGCGACCTTCGTGGTCATCCCGTTCCACGCCTGGATCAACCACTACAGGAAGGCGGCCCCGTACCTGCCCCGGGTCGCGATCGTGGTCCCCGCCTGGAACGAGGGCGCGGTGATCGGCGCCTCCATCGACAGGCTCATGTCGCTCGACTACCCGCGGGAGGCGCTGCGGATCTACGTGGTCGACGACGCGAGCACCGACGACACCCCGGACGTGGTGCGCAGCCGCGCCGAGCGGTACCCGGGCAACGTGTTCCTGCTGCGCCGGGAGCAGGGCGGCCAGGGCAAGGCGCACACGCTCAACCACGGCATCGAGCGCATCCTGGCGGAGGACTGGATGGAGGCGCTGCTCGTCATGGACGCCGACGTCATCTACCTGCCCGACTCGCTGCGCCGGATGACGAGGCACCTGGCCGACCCGGAGGTCGGCGCGGTCTCCGCGTACATCCGTGAGGGCAGCCGCGACCGCAACTACCTCACCAAGTTCGTCAGCGTCGAGTACGTGCTCTCCCAGCCCGCCGCGCGCCGCGCCCAGAACGTGCTCGGAGCGCAGGCCTGCCTCGCGGGCGGAGCGCAGCTGCACACGAGGGAGAACCTCGTCGCGATCGGCGGCCGCGTGGACACGACGACGCTCGCCGAAGACACGATCACCACGTTCGAGACCCAGCTGCACGGCAAGCGCGTCGTCTTCGAGCCGCACGCGCACGTGCTTGCGGAGGAGCCCCGCGCGGTCGACGCCCTCTGGAAGCAGCGGCTGCGCTGGGCGCGCGGCAACGTCTCGGTCACCGCCCGCTACTCGAAGATCTGGTTCCGGCCCTCGAAGGTGCACCACCTCGGGGCGTGGACGTTCGGCATCGTCTGGTTCAGCCTGTGGCTGCTGCCGCTGATCATGGTGACCTCGTCCATCGGGCTGGCCGGACTTCTGTTCCTGCAGAGCGGCTTCGCGACCGCGGTGTTCCGGGTCCTCTGGATCTCGGCGGCGCTCGCCTACCTGTTCGTGCTCATCCTCGGCTCGCTCACGGACGCGAGGACCAGCAGGAAGGAGCTCGGGCACATCCTGCTCTTCCCGGGCATCGTCAACATGCTGGTGATGCTGACGGCGCTGTTCCCGGCACTGATGCTGGAGTGGCTGCCCGGGCTGTTCGGTGTGACGCTCAGCGAGGGTGCGTTGTTCGCCCTCACGCTGGCGATCTACATCTGGATCCCGTTCTCGATGCTCGTCGCCTGGCTCGCGCGCGTCGCCGAGCGCACACGCGCCGGCCGCTGGCTCGCGCCGGCGCTGATCTACCTCGCGGGCTACGGCTCGCTGCTCTGCGCGATCACCTTCGACTCCTACCTGAAGGAGCTCGCGGGCGCCGAGGCGCGCTGGGACAAGACGGAGAAGGTCGGGCGCGTCGCCACCGAGTGA
- a CDS encoding organic hydroperoxide resistance protein, with amino-acid sequence MEIAYTAIAHATGGGRDGHVRSEDDLIDMDTRPPRELGGSGEGTNPEQLFAAGFAACFLSALHAVGRQEKLDTTDAAVSASVGIGGNGDGGFGLAVELDVYVPRLGREQAEQAVEKAHHVCPYSNATRGNVPVKLTIVD; translated from the coding sequence ATGGAAATCGCCTACACCGCCATCGCCCACGCCACCGGGGGTGGCCGCGACGGCCACGTCCGCAGCGAGGACGACCTCATCGACATGGACACCCGCCCGCCCCGCGAGCTGGGCGGATCCGGCGAGGGCACGAACCCCGAGCAGCTCTTCGCGGCCGGCTTCGCCGCGTGCTTCCTGAGCGCGCTGCACGCGGTCGGCCGTCAGGAGAAGCTGGACACCACGGACGCGGCCGTCTCCGCGAGCGTCGGCATCGGCGGCAACGGCGACGGCGGATTCGGCCTCGCGGTGGAGCTGGACGTCTACGTCCCGCGGCTCGGCCGCGAGCAGGCCGAGCAGGCGGTCGAGAAGGCGCACCACGTGTGCCCGTACTCGAACGCGACGCGCGGCAACGTGCCGGTGAAGCTCACCATCGTCGACTGA
- a CDS encoding SDR family NAD(P)-dependent oxidoreductase — protein MVWNPAELPDAHGRTVVITGGNAGVGYFTAEQLAGAGAHVVLACRDPERAEAAVAAVRRRVRGASVEATPLDVTDRASVDALADALLERDRVDALVLNAGMVHPPRERTTDRYGNELVLATNVLGHFRLVARALPALERTGAARVVTLGSLATRLGRLRLDDIQLEHSYTSWRAYSGSKIAAQAFGFELERRLRASGSSVSSLVVHPGYSTSGRTPGIRGVNQPSRAKRFADNLQAAWTQGKDHGAWAPVRAVLDPDLTGDDYLGPVGRTKGVPTYAHPTRFSRSPRTGARLWPLLEAAAAQRFDVL, from the coding sequence GTGGTGTGGAACCCCGCCGAGCTGCCGGACGCGCACGGGCGCACCGTGGTCATCACCGGCGGGAACGCCGGGGTCGGCTACTTCACCGCCGAGCAGCTGGCGGGCGCGGGCGCCCACGTCGTCCTCGCCTGCCGCGACCCCGAGCGTGCGGAGGCGGCGGTCGCGGCCGTCCGCAGGCGCGTGCGCGGGGCGAGCGTCGAGGCGACGCCGCTCGACGTGACCGACCGGGCCTCCGTCGATGCGCTCGCCGACGCGCTGCTGGAGCGGGACCGGGTGGATGCGCTGGTGCTGAACGCCGGGATGGTGCATCCTCCGCGCGAGCGGACCACCGACCGTTATGGCAACGAGCTGGTTCTCGCGACGAACGTGCTCGGCCACTTCCGCCTCGTCGCCCGCGCGCTGCCCGCGCTGGAGCGCACCGGCGCGGCCCGCGTCGTCACACTCGGGTCGCTCGCGACGCGACTCGGCCGGCTGCGCCTCGACGACATCCAGCTCGAGCACTCGTACACCTCGTGGCGGGCGTACTCCGGGTCCAAGATCGCGGCCCAGGCCTTCGGCTTCGAGCTCGAGCGGCGGCTGCGGGCCTCCGGGAGCAGCGTGAGCAGCCTGGTCGTGCATCCCGGGTACTCGACATCGGGCCGGACGCCCGGCATCCGCGGCGTCAACCAGCCGAGCCGGGCCAAGCGCTTCGCGGACAACCTCCAGGCCGCGTGGACGCAAGGCAAGGACCACGGCGCGTGGGCACCGGTGCGAGCCGTCCTCGACCCGGATCTGACAGGCGATGACTACCTCGGCCCGGTCGGCCGGACCAAGGGCGTACCGACGTACGCGCATCCCACCCGGTTCTCGCGTTCCCCGCGCACCGGCGCCCGCCTCTGGCCGTTGCTGGAGGCGGCGGCCGCCCAGCGCTTCGATGTTCTCTGA